Proteins from a genomic interval of Chroococcidiopsis thermalis PCC 7203:
- a CDS encoding YheT family hydrolase → MHRGKLNSNFTPPWWLRNGLAMTVYTALWASKDWEKTTSHPEPNYEAVIFHGAGEVPIFGWVAIPENPKATIVGTYGITGTLENQWFLRLLGRKAFAQGYAVVLFDWRAHGKTAQLSPTLTSDGLYEGEDFVCIAAQAKAMGCPAPFWFTGFSLGGQLALWGVKAAQALKFGSQESVGAGLETRPYGSRGEEDKGDKEDKEDKEAILATSHQQLATSHSPHSLIPQDIAGAAVICPSLDSNRSLSYLVKHPLGRKLEQAIAKQLKKLAWQIYEAHPGAIDPTAIEKANSIWGFDNELVIEKLGFPSVEAYYEASSGLHILPQLQKPTLIIYAANDPMFDPTIVPDLQAACDRNPQLDLLLTRYGGHVNYMSDRTCQQHFADPDPWWAWNRVLEWIDSYQ, encoded by the coding sequence ATGCATCGAGGAAAATTGAATTCTAACTTTACGCCGCCTTGGTGGTTGCGCAATGGCTTAGCCATGACAGTTTACACTGCGCTTTGGGCAAGCAAAGACTGGGAAAAAACGACTAGCCACCCAGAGCCGAATTATGAAGCAGTTATTTTTCACGGTGCTGGGGAAGTACCAATCTTTGGTTGGGTAGCAATTCCTGAAAATCCCAAAGCCACGATCGTTGGGACTTATGGTATTACAGGTACTTTAGAAAATCAGTGGTTTTTAAGACTTTTAGGACGCAAAGCTTTTGCTCAAGGCTATGCTGTAGTGCTATTTGACTGGCGGGCGCACGGTAAAACAGCTCAGTTATCGCCAACTTTAACTTCTGATGGGTTATATGAAGGAGAAGATTTTGTTTGCATCGCCGCTCAAGCAAAAGCAATGGGTTGTCCCGCACCATTTTGGTTTACAGGCTTTTCCCTCGGCGGGCAATTGGCTTTGTGGGGAGTGAAAGCAGCGCAGGCTCTAAAATTCGGGAGTCAGGAGTCAGTAGGGGCGGGTTTGGAAACCCGCCCGTACGGGAGTCGGGGAGAAGAGGACAAGGGAGATAAGGAGGACAAGGAGGACAAGGAAGCAATTCTAGCCACCAGTCACCAGCAACTAGCCACTAGCCACTCACCCCACTCCCTAATCCCGCAGGACATTGCTGGGGCGGCGGTGATTTGTCCGAGTTTGGATTCAAATCGGTCGCTATCTTATTTGGTAAAGCACCCATTGGGGAGAAAGTTGGAACAAGCGATCGCCAAGCAGTTGAAAAAATTGGCATGGCAGATCTACGAAGCACATCCAGGCGCGATCGATCCTACTGCGATAGAAAAAGCTAATAGTATTTGGGGCTTCGATAACGAATTGGTAATTGAGAAATTGGGGTTTCCTTCGGTAGAAGCTTATTACGAGGCAAGTAGCGGTTTGCATATATTGCCGCAGTTACAAAAACCGACACTGATTATTTATGCTGCTAACGATCCAATGTTCGATCCAACAATCGTGCCAGACTTGCAAGCAGCGTGCGATCGCAATCCTCAGCTCGATCTACTGTTAACTCGCTACGGCGGACACGTCAACTACATGAGCGATCGCACCTGTCAGCAGCATTTTGCCGATCCCGATCCGTGGTGGGCGTGGAATCGAGTTTTGGAGTGGATTGATAGTTATCAGTAA
- a CDS encoding response regulator transcription factor: MARILVIDDDPAISELVAVNLEMAGYDVSQAEDGIKGQALALQLQPDLIMLDLMLPRVDGFTVCQRLRRDERTAEIPVLMLTALSQTQDKVEGFNAGADDYLTKPFEVEEMLARVRALLRRTDRIPQAAKHSEILNYGPLTLVPERFEAIWFTETVKLTHLEFELLHCLLQRHGQTVSPSDILKEVWGYDPDDDIETIRVHIRHLRTKLEPDPRHPRYIKTVYGAGYCLELPSVEQVEEVAVAHGSSHE; the protein is encoded by the coding sequence ATGGCACGAATACTTGTAATTGATGACGATCCAGCAATCTCCGAATTGGTTGCCGTGAACTTAGAAATGGCTGGCTACGATGTCAGTCAAGCAGAAGACGGAATTAAGGGACAGGCTCTCGCACTCCAGTTGCAGCCAGACTTAATTATGCTCGATCTGATGCTACCTAGAGTAGACGGCTTTACAGTTTGCCAGCGTTTGCGGCGCGACGAACGGACGGCTGAAATTCCCGTACTCATGCTCACAGCCCTTAGCCAAACTCAAGATAAGGTTGAAGGTTTCAATGCAGGCGCAGATGACTATTTGACGAAACCATTTGAAGTTGAAGAAATGCTAGCTCGCGTCCGTGCGTTACTTCGGCGTACCGATCGCATCCCTCAAGCAGCCAAGCATAGCGAGATCCTCAACTACGGTCCTCTAACTCTGGTTCCAGAGCGTTTTGAAGCTATCTGGTTTACTGAAACTGTCAAATTGACCCACCTAGAATTTGAGTTACTCCACTGCTTGCTTCAGCGTCACGGACAGACTGTTTCGCCTAGCGACATTCTCAAGGAAGTCTGGGGATACGATCCTGACGATGATATTGAAACTATTCGCGTCCACATTCGCCACCTCCGAACCAAGCTAGAACCAGATCCCCGCCACCCTCGTTATATTAAAACTGTTTATGGTGCGGGCTACTGCTTGGAACTACCTAGCGTAGAGCAAGTAGAGGAAGTAGCTGTAGCTCACGGGAGCAGTCACGAATAA
- the chlP gene encoding geranylgeranyl reductase has protein sequence MTLRVAVVGSGPAGSSAAEVLAKAGIETYLIERKLDNAKPCGGAIPLCMVSEFDLPPEIIDRQVRRMKMISPSNREVDINLVNEDEYIGMCRREVLDGFLRNRAAQLGAILINATVHKLDFPTNSKEPYTIHYVDHSEGGTQGVAKTLKVDLVIGADGANSRIAKEMDAGDYNFAIAFQERIRLPQDKMAYYQDMAEMYVGNDVSTDFYAWVFPKYDHVAVGTGTMQVNKASIKQLQAGIRARAARKLAGGQIIKVEAHPIPEHPRPRRVVGRIALIGDAAGYVTKSSGEGIYFAAKSGRMCAETIVEFSQGGSRIPTEDDLKVYLKRWDRKYGITYKVLDILQTVFYRSDATREAFVEMCADLDVQKLTFDSYLYKTVVPANPITQLKITAKTIGSLIRGNALAP, from the coding sequence TTGACTCTACGGGTTGCTGTCGTTGGTTCGGGTCCAGCAGGTTCCTCCGCCGCAGAAGTCCTAGCCAAAGCTGGCATCGAGACTTACCTAATTGAACGCAAGCTGGATAATGCCAAGCCTTGTGGCGGTGCGATTCCTCTATGCATGGTGAGCGAGTTTGACCTCCCACCAGAAATTATTGACCGTCAGGTACGACGGATGAAGATGATTTCCCCCTCTAACCGCGAGGTGGATATCAATTTGGTTAATGAAGACGAATATATTGGAATGTGTCGCCGCGAAGTGCTGGATGGATTCCTGCGCAATCGGGCGGCGCAGTTGGGCGCAATTTTAATTAATGCCACAGTTCATAAACTTGATTTTCCGACAAATAGTAAAGAACCCTATACCATCCACTATGTAGACCACTCAGAAGGTGGGACGCAAGGTGTTGCCAAAACTTTGAAGGTGGATTTGGTTATCGGTGCGGATGGGGCAAATTCTCGGATTGCTAAAGAAATGGACGCGGGGGACTACAACTTCGCGATCGCATTTCAAGAGCGCATCCGTTTGCCTCAAGATAAAATGGCGTATTACCAAGATATGGCGGAAATGTACGTTGGTAACGACGTTTCTACCGATTTCTACGCTTGGGTATTCCCGAAATACGACCACGTAGCCGTAGGTACGGGGACGATGCAGGTCAACAAAGCCAGCATCAAGCAGCTGCAAGCTGGTATTCGCGCCCGTGCAGCGAGAAAATTGGCTGGGGGTCAAATCATTAAAGTTGAGGCGCACCCCATCCCCGAACATCCCCGTCCCCGTCGCGTTGTTGGCAGAATTGCGCTCATTGGCGATGCTGCTGGTTACGTCACGAAATCATCAGGTGAAGGAATTTACTTCGCTGCTAAATCTGGGCGGATGTGTGCCGAAACGATTGTGGAGTTTTCCCAAGGCGGTAGCCGCATTCCTACAGAAGATGACCTCAAGGTTTATCTCAAGCGTTGGGATCGGAAGTACGGCATAACGTACAAGGTGTTAGACATTTTGCAAACTGTTTTCTACCGTTCCGATGCAACTCGCGAGGCATTCGTGGAGATGTGCGCCGATTTAGACGTACAAAAGCTAACGTTCGATAGCTATCTCTACAAAACTGTGGTTCCAGCTAATCCCATCACTCAGTTGAAGATTACTGCTAAAACGATTGGTAGTCTAATTCGGGGTAATGCTTTGGCTCCTTAA
- a CDS encoding LmeA family phospholipid-binding protein, translated as MEFFTILLSGILGLVTPAGLVVDRTAENAIRSQLQHAERLEVRVDNAPSYQLLQGKVERVRLAGRGLRLKQQNIRIAGLELETDPIDVEPRSLGKQKLKLRRSLHAGVHLLLEQSDLNQALPTLIAQIQAFVIPELGGDRSESTSNYKFVNPRLELLANNRLRFQVQLAAEDDDEPLAIVAESGLAVKGGRQIQLVQPTVTVDREAVAQNIVDEIAMNLSQELDFRRLEVYGLQVRILQLKVAAQKLDLVTFVRVDPSSSLLQNPSLQNSKL; from the coding sequence ATGGAATTTTTTACGATTCTTCTGTCTGGCATACTTGGTTTAGTGACTCCGGCAGGGTTAGTTGTAGATCGAACGGCAGAAAATGCTATTCGCTCTCAATTGCAACACGCAGAGCGGCTAGAAGTGCGAGTAGACAATGCGCCTAGTTACCAACTTCTACAAGGTAAGGTGGAAAGGGTGCGCTTAGCTGGACGAGGCTTAAGGCTAAAGCAGCAGAATATCCGTATTGCTGGGTTAGAACTAGAAACCGATCCGATTGATGTCGAGCCGCGCAGTCTAGGAAAGCAAAAGCTCAAATTACGGCGATCGCTCCATGCAGGAGTGCATTTGCTGCTAGAGCAATCAGACCTCAACCAAGCCTTACCCACCTTGATTGCGCAAATTCAGGCATTTGTGATTCCAGAGTTGGGGGGCGATCGCTCTGAGTCTACCTCTAACTATAAGTTTGTCAATCCACGACTAGAACTACTAGCCAACAATCGTTTGCGCTTTCAAGTCCAACTAGCCGCAGAGGATGACGACGAGCCACTGGCAATTGTAGCTGAGTCAGGATTAGCGGTAAAAGGGGGGCGACAAATTCAACTAGTTCAACCAACAGTTACCGTCGATCGAGAAGCAGTCGCTCAGAATATCGTAGACGAAATCGCCATGAATCTCAGCCAAGAACTCGATTTCCGTCGCCTGGAAGTGTACGGACTGCAAGTGAGAATCTTACAATTAAAAGTAGCAGCCCAAAAATTAGATCTGGTGACTTTTGTGCGCGTCGATCCGTCTTCCTCTTTGTTGCAGAATCCTTCATTGCAGAATTCTAAGTTATAG